A DNA window from Amycolatopsis sp. DSM 110486 contains the following coding sequences:
- a CDS encoding Gfo/Idh/MocA family protein — translation MSTAVGLIGLGWIGESHLTDLAARPDVEIRAVHDLDTGRTADFAKRFGARGCANVDEVLDQGLDAVWICTPPQHHLAPARQAFARGIPVYLEKPVARDLAEATELTRLAGESGVVCAVGYQWRALGLLDPLRAELESENVVSLSGYSVGPTAARPWFLDQAQGGGNLLERGSHQIDLVRAVAGEVESVLAVGSTVRVDRPGVAARDIDDALTLVLRMTSGAVATIVIAWTPADVPGRYGLDVVSGAGVLRMALDPDFRLTGHHRGQEVSASVTEEPFSASNSRFLAAVGAGDRGLVACTPADALATLRVALAGEEALATGSAVVVS, via the coding sequence ATGAGCACGGCCGTCGGACTCATCGGCCTCGGCTGGATCGGCGAGAGCCACCTCACGGACCTCGCGGCCCGCCCCGACGTCGAGATCAGGGCGGTGCACGACCTGGACACCGGGCGCACGGCCGACTTCGCCAAGCGGTTCGGCGCACGCGGGTGCGCGAACGTCGACGAGGTGCTGGACCAGGGCCTCGACGCCGTCTGGATCTGCACGCCGCCCCAGCACCACCTCGCGCCGGCCCGGCAGGCGTTCGCCCGGGGAATCCCCGTGTACCTCGAAAAACCGGTGGCCCGCGACTTGGCCGAGGCGACGGAGCTGACGCGGCTGGCCGGGGAATCCGGTGTGGTGTGCGCGGTCGGGTACCAGTGGCGCGCGCTCGGGCTTCTCGACCCGTTGCGTGCCGAGCTGGAGAGCGAGAACGTGGTGAGCCTGTCGGGTTACAGCGTCGGCCCGACCGCGGCCCGGCCGTGGTTCCTCGACCAGGCTCAAGGCGGGGGCAACCTGCTGGAACGGGGCAGCCACCAGATCGACCTGGTTCGCGCGGTGGCCGGCGAGGTCGAGTCGGTCCTGGCGGTCGGCAGCACGGTTCGCGTCGATCGGCCCGGCGTCGCCGCCCGGGACATCGACGACGCGCTCACCCTGGTGCTGCGCATGACCAGCGGCGCCGTCGCGACCATCGTGATCGCCTGGACCCCGGCGGATGTCCCCGGCCGCTACGGCCTCGACGTGGTGTCCGGCGCCGGAGTGCTGAGGATGGCCCTCGACCCCGACTTCCGGCTCACGGGTCACCACCGCGGGCAGGAAGTGTCCGCGTCGGTGACCGAAGAACCGTTCAGCGCTTCAAACTCCCGTTTCCTCGCGGCCGTGGGGGCCGGGGACCGGGGTTTGGTGGCGTGCACACCGGCCGACGCGCTCGCCACCTTGCGAGTCGCGCTCGCGGGTGAGGAAGCGCTCGCGACCGGAAGCGCGGTCGTGGTGTCGTGA
- a CDS encoding SDR family NAD(P)-dependent oxidoreductase — MIGRTIVVTGAGSGIGQAVTDLCLATGARVAGIDLDVEGVPARDAGNFIAVAADVADENSVRAAVAEIVENFADVDALVNCAGIGGYTGDVTETSPESWRRVLDVNLTGAYLVSREVLPVMRRGSSGAVVHVSSQYGMVGGAGFPAYCAAKAGLIGLTRAMAVDHAPDGIRVNCVCPGPTDTPMLARSGRDETGGREAERVRERNLFGTPAPARKVAEVIGFLLGPGSASMTGAVVPVDGGWTAG, encoded by the coding sequence GTGATCGGACGGACGATCGTCGTGACCGGTGCCGGCTCGGGAATCGGGCAGGCGGTGACCGACCTGTGCCTCGCCACCGGTGCTCGCGTGGCCGGGATCGATCTCGACGTCGAGGGCGTGCCCGCCCGGGACGCCGGGAACTTCATCGCGGTGGCGGCCGACGTGGCGGACGAGAACTCGGTGCGCGCGGCCGTCGCCGAGATCGTCGAGAACTTCGCTGACGTCGACGCGCTGGTGAACTGCGCCGGCATCGGCGGCTACACCGGAGACGTCACCGAGACGTCTCCCGAGTCGTGGCGCCGCGTGCTGGACGTGAACCTGACCGGCGCGTACCTGGTCTCCCGCGAAGTCCTGCCGGTGATGCGGCGCGGGTCGAGCGGAGCCGTCGTCCACGTGAGCTCGCAGTACGGCATGGTCGGTGGCGCGGGATTTCCCGCGTACTGCGCGGCCAAGGCGGGCTTGATCGGCCTGACCCGGGCGATGGCGGTCGACCACGCACCGGACGGGATCCGGGTGAACTGCGTGTGCCCGGGACCGACGGACACGCCGATGCTCGCGCGCAGCGGCCGCGACGAGACCGGCGGCCGTGAGGCCGAGCGCGTGCGCGAACGAAACTTGTTCGGCACGCCGGCGCCGGCGCGGAAGGTGGCCGAGGTGATCGGTTTCCTGCTGGGCCCGGGTTCGGCTTCGATGACCGGGGCTGTCGTCCCCGTGGACGGCGGCTGGACCGCAGGGTGA
- a CDS encoding polysaccharide deacetylase family protein, with translation MAESTRRERDFVGYGRHAPRVRWPGEEKLVVNIVVNYEEGSEYSVLDGDDHNDGWGEYDYEVDPAIRDFGSETHYEFGSRVGIWRLARLFDRFEVPVTIGACATALERNPEVAQWIRESPHDVVGHGYRWLEYNRVDREVEREHLRLAIASLERTTGERPLGWYLRSFPSENTLELLVEEGGFLYDSDACNDELPYFTDVSGQQVLMIPYSKVYNDTRYLLNPTYGSPAQFFESMRLGIDYLCDEIDHGLGPRMLTVGLHPRWSGQANRASAVRDLLEYVSEKKGVSFMRRLDIARWWLGHHHEWAGSR, from the coding sequence GTGGCAGAGTCCACGCGGCGCGAGCGGGATTTCGTCGGGTACGGGCGGCACGCGCCGCGAGTGCGGTGGCCCGGCGAGGAGAAGCTCGTCGTCAACATCGTGGTGAACTACGAGGAGGGCTCGGAGTACTCCGTGCTCGACGGCGACGACCACAACGACGGCTGGGGTGAGTACGACTACGAAGTCGACCCGGCGATCCGGGACTTCGGCAGCGAGACCCATTACGAGTTCGGCAGCCGGGTCGGGATCTGGCGGCTGGCGCGGTTGTTCGACCGCTTCGAGGTGCCGGTCACGATCGGCGCGTGCGCCACGGCGCTCGAACGCAACCCCGAAGTGGCGCAATGGATCCGCGAAAGCCCGCACGACGTCGTGGGCCACGGTTACCGGTGGCTCGAATACAACCGCGTCGACCGTGAGGTGGAGCGCGAACACCTGCGGCTCGCGATCGCGTCGCTGGAACGCACGACGGGGGAGCGGCCGCTGGGCTGGTACCTGCGCTCGTTTCCCAGTGAGAACACGCTCGAGCTGCTGGTCGAAGAGGGCGGCTTCCTCTACGACTCGGACGCGTGCAACGACGAGTTGCCGTACTTCACGGACGTGTCGGGTCAACAGGTGTTGATGATTCCGTATTCGAAGGTCTACAACGACACTCGTTACCTGCTGAATCCCACGTACGGGTCGCCGGCGCAGTTCTTCGAGAGCATGCGGCTGGGCATCGACTACCTGTGCGACGAGATCGACCACGGGCTGGGTCCGCGGATGCTCACCGTCGGGCTGCACCCGCGCTGGAGCGGGCAGGCGAACCGGGCCAGCGCCGTGCGGGACCTGCTGGAGTACGTGTCGGAGAAGAAGGGGGTCTCGTTCATGCGGCGCCTCGACATCGCGCGCTGGTGGCTGGGCCACCACCACGAGTGGGCGGGGAGCCGATGA